From the Clostridiales bacterium FE2011 genome, one window contains:
- the nifU gene encoding Fe-S cluster assembly scaffold protein NifU, with product MALYSEKVMDHFLHPRNVGVIEDANAIGEVGNAKCGDIMKMYLKIKDDIVEDVKFETFGCGSAIASSSMATEMIKGKPLSEVRTLTNKAVTEALDGLPAHKIHCSVLAEEAIKSALEDYENRKNADNQ from the coding sequence ATGGCACTGTACAGTGAAAAAGTTATGGATCATTTCCTTCATCCCCGGAATGTCGGCGTCATTGAGGATGCCAACGCTATCGGTGAAGTCGGTAACGCAAAATGCGGGGACATCATGAAGATGTACCTGAAAATCAAGGATGATATCGTTGAAGATGTCAAGTTCGAAACCTTCGGCTGCGGCAGCGCCATTGCCTCCAGCTCCATGGCTACGGAGATGATCAAGGGTAAGCCCCTGTCCGAAGTCAGAACCCTCACCAACAAAGCGGTCACGGAAGCGCTGGACGGCCTTCCCGCCCACAAGATCCACTGTTCCGTCCTGGCCGAGGAAGCCATCAAGTCCGCTCTGGAAGACTACGAAAACCGCAAAAACGCTGACAATCAATAA
- a CDS encoding Type 1 glutamine amidotransferase-like domain-containing protein: MTLILNGGGDGQAVASARQLLNSIIDHSRKILYLPFAWPDPSYRGCLEFMTAELSDVEKAGIEMVTTLEELMSRNFKDYACLYIGGGNTYKLLNDLKKSGAFDKIRKYLTEENGIVYGGSAGAIIFGRDLDSCNTDDDNEVGLADHTGFNMINGYSLLCHYTSREPARTELSRNYLLELSKVKPVYAIPEEDTILVTDETTVFIGSRPYYEFINGKEYERFCRDTVHL; the protein is encoded by the coding sequence ATGACTCTGATTCTCAACGGCGGCGGAGACGGACAGGCTGTCGCCTCGGCAAGACAGCTGCTGAACAGCATCATTGATCACAGCAGAAAAATCCTGTACCTCCCCTTTGCGTGGCCAGATCCATCCTACCGTGGATGTCTGGAATTCATGACGGCTGAACTGTCTGATGTGGAGAAAGCCGGCATTGAGATGGTTACTACGCTCGAAGAATTGATGAGCAGAAACTTCAAGGATTATGCCTGTTTATATATCGGCGGCGGAAACACCTATAAGCTTCTGAACGACCTGAAAAAGAGCGGTGCCTTTGACAAGATCAGGAAGTATCTGACGGAAGAAAACGGCATCGTATATGGCGGATCCGCAGGTGCCATTATCTTTGGCAGGGACCTGGATTCCTGCAACACGGATGACGACAATGAGGTCGGCCTGGCGGACCATACCGGATTCAATATGATCAACGGCTATTCCCTGTTATGCCATTATACCAGCAGGGAACCCGCCCGTACGGAGCTGAGCCGGAACTATCTGCTGGAGTTGTCCAAAGTCAAACCGGTATATGCCATTCCTGAAGAAGACACTATCCTTGTGACAGATGAAACGACAGTATTCATTGGTTCCCGGCCCTATTATGAATTCATCAATGGCAAAGAGTATGAAAGGTTTTGCCGCGACACCGTCCATCTGTAA
- a CDS encoding PhzF family isomerase, which translates to MKKYKIYQVDSFTRTCFHGNPAGVVPDADGLSEEQMQRIAREMNNSETAFIFPSNSPDYDVEVRFFTPTTEVPICGHATVAAHYVYALEKNFGNRRVRQKTKAGILPVDIIQSGDDYSVVMTQGTPEVSEDLGPEVRARIADALGISAHDICGEYPVAISSTGHSKVMVPICSNQLLHSLKPDLQKLTEISSVIGCNGYYVFTLNPGEDVLVHGRMFAPAIGIAEDPVTGNANGPLGAYLVYYNILQNPQEKYFDFSIMQGEAIQRDGTMRVHVEKENGKPVLVQITGDAVVAFSAEINIH; encoded by the coding sequence TTGAAAAAATATAAGATATACCAGGTCGATTCGTTCACCAGGACCTGTTTTCATGGAAATCCTGCCGGAGTTGTTCCGGACGCTGACGGCCTTTCAGAAGAACAGATGCAGAGAATCGCACGGGAAATGAATAACTCGGAAACGGCGTTTATTTTTCCGTCAAATTCTCCTGATTATGACGTCGAAGTCCGCTTTTTTACGCCGACAACAGAAGTTCCCATCTGCGGGCACGCAACCGTCGCGGCGCATTATGTTTACGCACTGGAAAAGAACTTCGGAAACAGGCGTGTCCGGCAAAAAACAAAAGCCGGCATCCTGCCGGTGGATATCATCCAAAGCGGTGATGATTATTCCGTTGTGATGACCCAGGGAACGCCTGAGGTTTCGGAGGATCTGGGCCCGGAGGTAAGAGCCCGCATTGCGGACGCCCTGGGCATATCCGCCCATGACATCTGCGGTGAGTACCCGGTGGCCATTTCCTCAACGGGACATTCCAAAGTCATGGTTCCCATCTGTTCAAATCAGCTGCTTCACAGCCTGAAACCTGACCTGCAGAAACTGACGGAAATCAGTTCGGTGATCGGATGTAATGGTTATTATGTTTTCACATTGAACCCCGGAGAAGACGTACTTGTTCACGGAAGAATGTTTGCACCGGCGATAGGGATTGCAGAAGATCCCGTAACCGGAAACGCAAACGGGCCTTTGGGAGCGTACCTTGTATATTATAATATCCTGCAAAATCCGCAGGAAAAGTATTTTGACTTCAGTATCATGCAGGGAGAGGCAATCCAAAGGGACGGAACAATGCGGGTTCATGTTGAGAAGGAAAACGGCAAACCAGTTCTGGTTCAGATTACCGGAGACGCAGTTGTTGCTTTTTCAGCAGAGATAAACATTCATTAA
- a CDS encoding LysR family transcriptional regulator yields the protein MTITQLGTFLKIAETGNFTTAANLLGYAQSTVTTQIKQLEAELNCLLFERLGKSIALTPEGERLQEYAEKMLQMEREILLEVPAVREPVGVIKLGVSESLCYNRLPQSLMAYRQKYPGVDIRILFIDHETFPEQLKKGALDLVYTLNPLMEQPELTILFKKREQLGFYAAPGYLQTGKKITEKDLSGIPLLLTSHHCSFRRMLLDDLAQAAVTPRIALETSSKEILKQFAINEMGVAFMPEMAAEEEIKKKRLVKLNWQGNDFPIYAQIYIHKDKHISKALAELVNMISEGAYC from the coding sequence ATGACCATTACGCAACTGGGAACCTTCCTGAAGATCGCGGAGACGGGGAACTTCACGACAGCGGCGAATCTGCTGGGATACGCCCAGTCGACGGTGACCACGCAGATCAAACAGCTGGAAGCGGAACTGAACTGCCTGCTGTTTGAACGGCTGGGAAAGTCGATTGCGCTGACGCCGGAAGGGGAACGGCTTCAGGAGTATGCAGAAAAAATGCTCCAGATGGAACGGGAGATCCTGCTGGAGGTACCGGCGGTCCGGGAACCTGTCGGCGTGATCAAGCTGGGAGTGTCCGAAAGCCTGTGTTATAACCGGCTTCCGCAATCCCTGATGGCGTACCGGCAGAAATATCCGGGAGTTGATATCCGGATTCTGTTTATTGATCATGAGACGTTTCCGGAGCAGCTGAAAAAAGGAGCCCTGGATCTGGTCTATACGCTGAATCCCCTGATGGAGCAGCCGGAACTGACAATCCTGTTCAAAAAGCGGGAACAACTGGGGTTTTACGCAGCACCGGGATATTTGCAGACCGGAAAGAAGATCACAGAGAAGGATCTGTCCGGGATTCCGTTACTGCTGACCTCCCACCACTGCAGCTTCCGCCGGATGCTGCTGGATGATCTGGCGCAGGCGGCCGTGACACCTCGGATCGCACTGGAAACAAGCAGTAAGGAGATCCTGAAACAGTTTGCGATCAATGAAATGGGAGTGGCTTTTATGCCGGAAATGGCCGCTGAGGAAGAAATAAAGAAAAAACGACTGGTGAAGCTGAACTGGCAGGGAAATGACTTCCCGATTTATGCGCAAATATACATCCATAAGGACAAGCATATCAGCAAGGCGCTTGCTGAACTGGTGAATATGATTTCGGAAGGAGCGTATTGCTGA
- a CDS encoding DinB family protein: protein MIIKDTVKPNFLNIRTSIKAYDRDALCCGAPCWRWAYHALHSADKWFFNPNVYEEPSFHEEGMDNPDNPTSVILTDEQLLSYLDRIEEKTYRYLDSLTDEMLYEKPENCRFTRMELVLRQYRHLSFHTGMLNGQTAVATGKFPMWVSEADKYVDDGIFFGRYRKGRVNP from the coding sequence ATGATTATCAAAGATACTGTAAAGCCGAATTTTCTGAACATCCGGACGTCCATCAAAGCCTACGACCGCGACGCCCTCTGCTGCGGCGCACCCTGCTGGCGCTGGGCTTATCACGCCCTTCATTCTGCGGACAAGTGGTTCTTCAACCCCAATGTCTATGAAGAACCTTCTTTCCATGAGGAAGGAATGGACAACCCGGACAATCCCACCAGTGTGATCCTGACCGATGAACAGCTGCTCTCCTACCTGGATCGGATTGAAGAAAAAACCTACCGCTACCTGGATTCCCTGACGGATGAAATGCTGTATGAAAAGCCGGAAAACTGCCGCTTCACCCGCATGGAGCTGGTGCTGCGGCAGTACAGGCACTTATCTTTTCACACCGGCATGCTGAACGGCCAGACGGCAGTTGCCACCGGCAAATTCCCCATGTGGGTTTCGGAAGCAGACAAGTATGTGGATGACGGCATCTTCTTCGGCCGCTACCGGAAGGGTCGGGTCAATCCATAA
- a CDS encoding O-acetylhomoserine aminocarboxypropyltransferase/cysteine synthase, giving the protein MSDIKNSANWSFETKQLHIGQEQADPATDARAVPIYATAAYVFHNAQHAADRFGLRDAGNIYGRLTNPTQSVFEERIAALENGSAALAVASGAAAITYTLQALAKAGEHIVASKTIYGGTFNLLEHTLPLTSGITTTFVDPDEEGAFEAAIQPNTKALYVETLGNPNSNIADIEKLAKIAHAHGLPLVVDSTFATPYLVRPLDWGADIVVHSATKFIGGHGTAIGGVIVEGGKFNWKESGKYPWISDANPSYHGVSFYDVVGPAAFVTYIRAILLRDTGSTLSPFHAFLFLQGLETLSLRVERHVENTLKIVDYLSKHPQVEAVHHPSLESEPSHALYKKYFPNGGGSIFTFELKGDSETAKKFIDNLAIFSLLANVADVKSLVIHPFTTTHSQLTEEELLDQGIKPNTIRLSIGTENVKDLIAALEDAFEAVK; this is encoded by the coding sequence ATGTCTGATATTAAGAATTCCGCCAACTGGTCTTTCGAAACAAAGCAGCTTCACATCGGTCAGGAACAGGCTGATCCGGCAACCGACGCGCGTGCGGTTCCGATCTATGCCACTGCCGCCTATGTTTTCCATAATGCCCAGCACGCGGCCGATCGCTTCGGCCTGCGGGACGCCGGCAATATCTACGGCCGGCTGACAAACCCCACCCAGAGTGTGTTTGAGGAGCGCATCGCCGCCCTGGAGAACGGCTCCGCCGCCCTGGCGGTTGCTTCCGGCGCCGCGGCCATTACCTATACCCTCCAGGCACTGGCCAAGGCCGGGGAGCACATTGTGGCCTCCAAGACCATCTATGGCGGAACCTTCAACCTGCTGGAGCACACCCTGCCCCTGACTTCCGGCATTACCACCACGTTTGTGGATCCGGATGAGGAAGGCGCCTTTGAAGCGGCGATTCAGCCGAACACCAAGGCGCTCTACGTGGAGACCCTGGGCAACCCCAACAGCAATATCGCCGATATTGAAAAGCTGGCGAAGATTGCTCATGCCCATGGACTTCCGCTGGTGGTGGACTCCACCTTCGCAACACCCTACCTGGTCCGTCCGCTGGACTGGGGCGCGGATATCGTGGTGCACAGCGCGACGAAGTTCATCGGCGGTCACGGCACAGCCATCGGCGGTGTGATCGTTGAAGGCGGCAAGTTCAACTGGAAGGAAAGCGGCAAGTATCCGTGGATCAGCGACGCCAATCCGAGCTATCACGGCGTCAGCTTCTATGACGTGGTCGGCCCCGCTGCCTTCGTGACCTACATCCGTGCCATCCTGCTCCGGGATACCGGCTCCACGCTGTCTCCCTTCCATGCCTTCCTGTTCCTGCAGGGCCTGGAGACCCTGTCCCTGCGCGTGGAACGTCATGTGGAGAATACCCTGAAGATTGTTGATTACCTCAGCAAGCATCCGCAGGTGGAAGCGGTTCATCATCCGTCCCTGGAAAGCGAACCCAGCCACGCACTGTATAAGAAGTACTTCCCGAACGGCGGCGGCAGCATTTTCACCTTCGAACTGAAGGGCGACAGCGAAACCGCGAAGAAGTTTATCGACAATCTGGCGATCTTCTCCCTGCTGGCCAATGTGGCTGATGTGAAGAGCCTGGTGATCCATCCCTTCACCACCACCCACAGCCAGCTGACAGAAGAGGAACTGCTGGATCAGGGCATCAAGCCGAATACAATCCGTCTCTCTATCGGTACAGAGAACGTGAAGGATCTGATTGCGGCACTGGAAGATGCATTTGAAGCGGTTAAATAA
- a CDS encoding amino acid ABC transporter permease, giving the protein MDWAYIGKVLPLYGKAAWLTLRTGTAGILLAALVGLLSAAVLHWRVPVLRRITAAYVELSRNTPLLVQLFFIYYGLPKIGIKTNPEACGIIGLAFLGGGYMAEAFRSGIEAVDRIQEESALSLGLTRWQTFLHVILPQAMAISVPAFMANVVFLMKETSVFSAVSLMDLMFTAKDQIGLYYQTTESLFLLVSAYLLILLPLSLLGTFWERRLRHAGFGT; this is encoded by the coding sequence GTGGATTGGGCGTATATCGGAAAAGTCCTGCCGCTATATGGAAAAGCCGCCTGGCTCACCCTGCGGACAGGCACAGCGGGCATCCTGCTCGCTGCCCTGGTGGGTCTTCTTTCCGCCGCCGTGCTTCACTGGCGTGTACCGGTGCTTCGCCGGATCACCGCCGCCTATGTGGAGCTGAGCCGGAATACACCGCTGCTGGTACAGCTCTTCTTTATCTACTACGGCCTGCCGAAGATCGGCATCAAAACCAACCCGGAAGCCTGCGGAATCATCGGCCTTGCTTTTCTTGGCGGCGGATATATGGCAGAAGCCTTCCGGAGCGGGATTGAAGCCGTAGACCGGATTCAGGAAGAAAGCGCATTGAGTCTTGGACTCACACGCTGGCAAACCTTCCTCCATGTGATCCTTCCCCAGGCCATGGCCATCAGTGTCCCGGCCTTCATGGCAAACGTGGTTTTCCTCATGAAAGAGACCAGCGTTTTCTCTGCCGTAAGTCTCATGGACCTGATGTTCACCGCCAAGGATCAGATCGGCCTGTATTACCAGACGACGGAAAGCCTTTTCCTGCTGGTAAGCGCTTATCTGCTGATCCTCCTGCCGCTCTCGCTGCTGGGGACCTTCTGGGAAAGGAGGCTGCGGCATGCCGGATTTGGGACTTGA
- a CDS encoding amino acid ABC transporter permease, producing MPDLGLEVLWKGKNFVRLLGGLWVALRISLIAAGISVAAGIILGILASRKHSVSSVILRIWLGIIHIMPQMVLLFLMYFGTTRAFGWNLSGETAAVIVFSLWGTAEMGDLVRGAVSSIPAIQRESAEALGLQPVQVYRWIILPQAVRRLIPLSINLITRMVKTTSLVTLIGVVEILKVAQQIIEANRKASPNAAFGVYLTIFVMYYLACRLLSLAAKRLEKHWR from the coding sequence ATGCCGGATTTGGGACTTGAAGTCCTCTGGAAAGGAAAAAACTTCGTCCGGCTGCTGGGCGGTCTCTGGGTGGCCCTCCGCATCAGCCTGATTGCCGCCGGCATCAGCGTTGCGGCCGGTATCATTCTGGGAATCCTGGCCAGTCGGAAGCACTCCGTTTCCTCCGTAATCCTGCGGATCTGGCTGGGCATCATCCACATCATGCCCCAGATGGTCCTGCTGTTCCTGATGTATTTCGGAACAACCCGGGCCTTTGGCTGGAATCTATCCGGCGAAACAGCCGCCGTCATCGTCTTTTCCCTCTGGGGTACAGCGGAGATGGGCGACCTGGTCCGCGGCGCGGTCAGCAGCATTCCCGCCATCCAGCGGGAAAGTGCGGAAGCGCTGGGACTGCAGCCGGTGCAGGTTTACCGCTGGATCATCCTGCCCCAGGCAGTACGGCGTCTGATTCCTCTTTCCATTAACCTGATTACCCGGATGGTCAAGACCACCAGCCTGGTGACCCTCATCGGTGTGGTGGAAATCCTGAAGGTTGCCCAGCAGATTATTGAGGCGAACCGGAAGGCAAGTCCGAACGCGGCGTTCGGCGTATACCTGACCATCTTCGTAATGTATTACCTGGCCTGCCGGCTCCTGAGCCTGGCGGCTAAGAGACTTGAAAAGCACTGGAGGTGA